The genomic interval TCTGCCAGGGGCTGTGGCCGATCACCTTGCCCTTGTAGTCGTTCAATTCTTCGAGTGTCGGGGTCAGCACGGCATACTCCTTGTTGGTTCCATCGTTTACACCGCGTAGCCGGGGTTTTTGCTGTCCAGCAGGCGCAACAGGGCCGGCCAGGTCAGCTTGGCCGCGGCGCCCAGGTTCTGCGACTGCTCGGCGGTGGTCTGTATTGCCTGTTCCGACGGCATCCAGGTGGGCCCGCAGCTCTGGGCTTTGACCTGGATCTCGCAGGCTTTCATCAGGAAGTACAGGTAGGTGAAGGTTTCCGGCACGGTCTGACCAGCGGTCAGTACCCCATGATTGCGCAGCATCATCATCGATTTGTTGCCCAGATCGCTGATCAGTCGTTCGCGCTCGTCCAGGTTCAGGGCCACGCCTTCGTAATCGTGATAGCTGAGATGGTCCAGGCAGAGCATGGCGGTCTGACTCAGTGGTAGCAGGCCGTCCCGATGCGCGGACACCGCGACACCGTCAGCGGCGTGCAGGTGCATCACCGCGCCGGCGTCGTCCCGGCCCATGTGCACGGCACTGTGAATCGTGAAGCCGGCGGGATTGACCCGGCCCAGGCCTCCTG from Marinobacter sp. LA51 carries:
- a CDS encoding class II aldolase/adducin family protein → MTTSTEHPESKALHKAEWQVRTELAAAYRLVALFGWDDLVFTHLSARVPGPEHHFLINPYGLLFHEITASSLVKVDQDGQVVAAGGLGRVNPAGFTIHSAVHMGRDDAGAVMHLHAADGVAVSAHRDGLLPLSQTAMLCLDHLSYHDYEGVALNLDERERLISDLGNKSMMMLRNHGVLTAGQTVPETFTYLYFLMKACEIQVKAQSCGPTWMPSEQAIQTTAEQSQNLGAAAKLTWPALLRLLDSKNPGYAV